TCGCACTCACCGCTGTCAGGCGATCGCCCCAATTTGAATCTTGGAGGAGGCGGCGGATTCAACAACTCCAACCTGGTTCATCGGCCTCAAACCGGCGGTTTCGGGTCTGGCGGTCTCGGATTGGGAACTGGAGATCGGAATCCTTTGAGCCCCGGCGGAGGAATTACTCGTCCTGATCTTACTCCCGGAAATCGACCGGACATCTTCGGCGGCAATGGACGCCCCGGTCTACCTTCAGGCGGCGGAACACACCCGAATGGATTTCATCCCTCTAATGGTTTCGGTCCCGGATCAGGCACAGCGTCACTTCCCGGATTCGGACCTGCCCGGGGAGGAGCTGGTGGCGCAGGCAATCGGCTTCCAAGCATTCATCCCGGAGAAGGAGGCGCTGGTGAAAGACTCCCAGGTATGCGTCCGGGTGAAGGAGGAGCCGGAACTCGCTTGCCGGGAACTCGTCCCGGAGAAGGTGGAGCTGGAGAACGACTGCCGGGAACTCGACCGGGCGAAGGTGGAGCTGGCACACTCAATCCGGGAATGCGACCCGGACAGGGTGGAGCTGGAACTCGGTGGACTCCCAGCGATCGAGGGACCATCCCAGAACGTCATCAAGATCTTTCGACACGTTTCGATCAGCTTCAAAACCATTGGGGAGACAGTGCCTGGGCACGTCAACAATGGGTCGGTCCACACGGCGGCGAAGTGAATCACTTTGGATTCTGGGGACCGAACGGCTACTGGGGACACACGGGAGTCTGGGGTCCCAACGGAGGTCACTGGGGGCATACTGGACATGTCGGTCCAAATGGTGCCTGGGGACACACTGGGTACTTCGGACCAGCCGGCCACTGGTCGCGCAGCTGGGGATGGTACAACGGATATTGCCCGGTCTGGGGACACGGAAGCTGGAATTACCTTTGGGATGAATATCCAGTTGCAGCGGCATTCGGAGCAACGATGTGGGGCCTGAACGTTGTCGACTACATGTTCGGTGTCGGCGACTATTACAACCCGTACTACACCGGTCCGGTTTACGTGAACGATCAGACAGTCGTGAACTACTCTCAGCCGATCGTCGGGAACCCATCGTACGAGTCACAAGAATCCAGTGAGAGCGATTCGAGCGACAGCTCTTCGGATCCGTTGACCGAAACGTTCAACAAAGCCCGACAAGCCTTCTACGACGAACAATTCGATCAGGCACTGAAACTCACAAACGAGTCACTTTCATACGCTCCTGAAGACGCAGCGCTGAACGAATTCCGAAGCTTGTGCCTCTTTGCACTCGGACAATACCAAGATGCAGCTGCCACAATTCATGCAGTTCTGGCGGCTGGTCCGGGATGGGACTGGACGACAATGATCAGCCTGTACGATGACGCCGACGTCTACACCAAACAGCTTCGCAAGCTGGAAGCACACGTTCGCGAAAATCCTGACGATGCGGCAGCGATGTTCCTGCTGGGGTATCACTACCTGACAGCCGGTCACGAGGACGCAGCAGTCGCACAGTGGAAGAAAGTCATTCAGATCAAACCGGATGACACTCTGACTGCCGACCTCGTGAAAATGTACGATCCACCCAAGTCCGACAGCTCTTCGTCCGACCAAGCTCCCGCTCCAGATCTTGAAAAACCGGCCTACCCCATCGCACAACTTGTGGGAACCTGGACAGCTCAAGATGACAAAGGGACTTACGTGATGATCCTCGATCCGAAAGACTCCTTCACCTGGACCTTTACACGGGACGGAAAACCACAATCGGTTAAAGGGGCCTTCACTGTTCGAGGCAAGAATCTCGTAATGCAGCCGGACTCCGGAGGGACCATGCTCTGCAAAATCGAACTGACATCCGACAAGACGATGCAATTCAGCTCGATCGACGACTCGACGAAACTCACCTTCACGAAGCCATAAACTTCAAATCGAGTTGTCTTGAACTTCTGCTGAACGCAGCGTTCCCAAAGTGGGTACGCTGCGTTTTTCTTTTTACTTCATTTCGGCAACTTCGCATCGCCCATTCATCGACGCGGGCCGATCACATTTCCTCCCTCTCGATCGCCTGATCATTCAGATTTCCAAACTTCATCGATCTCCACTTGTCCAATCAGCGGCAATTCATCATCCCGCATTGATGCAATTCTCGCGAAATTGCAATCAAACGCCTGAATATCTCGAGCGGATTCTTCAGTGACCGATCAAGTTGAATTGATCCATGATCAGTGGCACGTGCAATTCGTTCTCAAACTCAAAAACTTTCACAATCACAATCGATTGCTCATCAAACCTTAACACTCATCGAGAACATTCCGCCCGTCTTGATGGACGTCATTTCCCTCGCGAGTGACGGATCATCAATTCAATGACAACGTGTGCTGTCGAGGTTCATGAAGAGACGCAGAGTCGCTTTCGACCTGTGCTCATGAATCGTTCCCTGATTCATCAGATCACGAGTTGCATCAAAGCAAATCCGAACAACCAGAGCATCTGACCTCTGGCCTGCGATGTCTCAAAAGAGCAACCGCATCACCCAGTGAATCTGACCAATACAGGCAACCGCAAATAACGATGAATGCGGTTTCGAGAAGATCTCCCAATTAAACGGAGCTCTCGAACAACCCATCCAATCATGCATGTGGAAACATCCAAAGTGTTACACATGTTGAATCATTTATGGCCTTCCAAAGCGAAGCCTTACAAGCGTTGAGAAGAGTTTCTCGACTCATCTAGAGCACAACTTGTCATTTTATCTTATCCACGGTACTGCAATTGAATGAGGAACTGAAAGGAATGTCTGTAAACATTAAATCACGCCGAGGGTTCACGCTGATTGAACTTCTCGTCGTCATTGCAATCATTGCAATTCTGATTGCACTGCTACTCCCAGCAGTTCAACAGGCACGTGAGGCAGCCCGACGAACGTCCTGTAAGAACAACCTCAAAAACATCTGCCTCGCACTTCACAACTATCATGACCAAAAGGGTGCATTCCCCTTCGGTTTTGACGAGAGAGAAACACTCTGGTCGGCAATGATTCTTCCTGAACTGGAGCAAGCTAACCTGTACAACACTCTCGTTTGGCAGGAAAGCGGCCCCGGAAACTGGAACGCCAACGGATCGCCCAACCAATCGGCTTGTGGAACTGTCGTGTCCGTCTTTCGATGCCCAAGCATGGCTGTGCCCACAAACGTCGACAACCAGGGAATTCCCGGTCGAGTCCCAACAAGCTACCGAGCCGTATCAGGTTCGAACGCTGTTTCCGACGATCTCAGTACTGTTCCTTCCGGACATCCCGTCCATGCTCTCGAAGAACAGACAGGACTGGACGGAATGTTCTACGGCTGCAGCAGCACCCGTATTCGCGACATTCTGGACGGAACATCTTCCACGTTCATGATCGGTGAAAGCCGAACAGAGCCTAACTTTGTCAAAGACAACCAGGGAATGGACTACTGGCTGTTCGGTGCACCGCAAACGGGTGGCTGGGATTGTCGTCCTGGCGATCGTGGCGGCACGGAATACAGCGAAGGCCTCGGATCAACCTACGGGAAACTCAATGCCCGCGTCACGGATCCAAGTGTTCATGGGGTGATCATGGAAATGTCATTCGGAAGCTACCATCCAGGCGGAGCTCATTTTGGAATGGCTGACGGTGCTGTCCGATTCGTCTCTGAGAACATCGACCAGGATCTTCTTCGATCACTCGGAACGATCCGAAACGGTGAAGTCATCGGCGAATTCTAACGTCGATTAAAACTCGTTATTGATTCACATATTGGAGTCAACGAGCAGCAATCAAGTATTGATTCGTCAGGTCTTATGTAAACTCTCACGAAACAACTTAAGACGGATACGCTCAACCAAAAGCTGAGTAATTCCGTCTTGAGCTCCGGGAGAGTTGGACCGACTTTGCCGCTCGACGCGAAACGCTTCGTCTTCACTCTGCCTCGGTTTTCAGGCAGACTTACTGACTCAACTTAACTCACTCATTGATTATGATTAGATATCGTTTAGCACTCGTTTGTTGCCTCGTGTTTTTGTCGGCATGCAGCAGCCAATCTCCCGACTACGCAAGCCTCGGCCTGGTGGATGTCAGTGGAACCATCAAGATTGATGGAGAACCCGTTCCTGGAGCAGTGGTCGCGTTCAAAGATGTCTCGAACGGAAACGAATCGTACGGACTGACAAATTCGTC
This DNA window, taken from Thalassoglobus sp. JC818, encodes the following:
- a CDS encoding tetratricopeptide repeat protein codes for the protein MNRRYFWVCAIAALSFPLSTNTTFARGFGGGGLGGFHGGGLGGGGFHGGGIGGGGFHGGGLGGGGFHAGGLGGGGGGIHSANFGGGGGFHGGSFGGGGNFGGGNGFSGGGLSGGGFRPNLPSHSPLSGDRPNLNLGGGGGFNNSNLVHRPQTGGFGSGGLGLGTGDRNPLSPGGGITRPDLTPGNRPDIFGGNGRPGLPSGGGTHPNGFHPSNGFGPGSGTASLPGFGPARGGAGGAGNRLPSIHPGEGGAGERLPGMRPGEGGAGTRLPGTRPGEGGAGERLPGTRPGEGGAGTLNPGMRPGQGGAGTRWTPSDRGTIPERHQDLSTRFDQLQNHWGDSAWARQQWVGPHGGEVNHFGFWGPNGYWGHTGVWGPNGGHWGHTGHVGPNGAWGHTGYFGPAGHWSRSWGWYNGYCPVWGHGSWNYLWDEYPVAAAFGATMWGLNVVDYMFGVGDYYNPYYTGPVYVNDQTVVNYSQPIVGNPSYESQESSESDSSDSSSDPLTETFNKARQAFYDEQFDQALKLTNESLSYAPEDAALNEFRSLCLFALGQYQDAAATIHAVLAAGPGWDWTTMISLYDDADVYTKQLRKLEAHVRENPDDAAAMFLLGYHYLTAGHEDAAVAQWKKVIQIKPDDTLTADLVKMYDPPKSDSSSSDQAPAPDLEKPAYPIAQLVGTWTAQDDKGTYVMILDPKDSFTWTFTRDGKPQSVKGAFTVRGKNLVMQPDSGGTMLCKIELTSDKTMQFSSIDDSTKLTFTKP
- a CDS encoding DUF1559 domain-containing protein, whose amino-acid sequence is MSVNIKSRRGFTLIELLVVIAIIAILIALLLPAVQQAREAARRTSCKNNLKNICLALHNYHDQKGAFPFGFDERETLWSAMILPELEQANLYNTLVWQESGPGNWNANGSPNQSACGTVVSVFRCPSMAVPTNVDNQGIPGRVPTSYRAVSGSNAVSDDLSTVPSGHPVHALEEQTGLDGMFYGCSSTRIRDILDGTSSTFMIGESRTEPNFVKDNQGMDYWLFGAPQTGGWDCRPGDRGGTEYSEGLGSTYGKLNARVTDPSVHGVIMEMSFGSYHPGGAHFGMADGAVRFVSENIDQDLLRSLGTIRNGEVIGEF